In a genomic window of Enterobacter asburiae:
- a CDS encoding heme ABC transporter ATP-binding protein, with translation MAERYCAENIFFHAGQRTLIDDVSLTLSQGELVALIGPNGAGKSTLLRLLTGYLKPASGRCTLAGTPLADWPPDTLARYRAVMRQNTQPGFDWPVEAVVGMGRAPWTRAPEASVVEEVMAITGCLPLAGRHYSTLSGGEQQRIQLARALAQLWCDGAPRGWLFLDEPTSALDLYHQQHLLRLLKSLTRRGHLHVCVVLHDLNLAALWADRILLMHNGRLVSRGAPEDVLQAGTLARWYGAQVCVGSHPDHPVPQVFLAP, from the coding sequence ATGGCTGAACGCTATTGTGCGGAGAACATTTTCTTTCACGCCGGGCAGCGGACGCTGATCGACGATGTGTCGCTTACTCTCTCTCAGGGTGAGCTGGTCGCACTGATTGGCCCCAACGGTGCCGGGAAGTCGACATTATTGCGGCTGCTTACCGGCTACCTCAAGCCCGCAAGCGGACGCTGCACTCTGGCCGGCACGCCGCTTGCGGACTGGCCGCCGGATACCCTCGCCCGCTACCGGGCGGTGATGCGCCAGAATACACAGCCTGGATTCGACTGGCCGGTAGAAGCGGTGGTCGGTATGGGCCGGGCGCCCTGGACTCGCGCCCCTGAAGCATCAGTGGTTGAGGAAGTGATGGCGATTACGGGCTGTTTACCGCTGGCGGGCAGACACTATTCGACGCTCTCCGGCGGCGAGCAGCAGCGGATCCAGCTCGCCCGCGCGCTGGCCCAGCTCTGGTGCGACGGGGCACCGCGCGGCTGGCTGTTTCTTGATGAACCCACCTCCGCGCTGGATCTCTACCACCAGCAGCATCTGCTGCGCCTGCTGAAATCCCTGACCCGTCGGGGTCACCTCCACGTCTGCGTGGTGCTGCACGATCTCAATCTGGCGGCGCTGTGGGCAGATCGCATTCTGCTGATGCACAACGGCAGGCTGGTCTCCCGCGGCGCGCCGGAGGACGTGCTGCAGGCCGGGACGCTGGCGCGCTGGTACGGCGCGCAGGTGTGCGTTGGCAGCCACCCGGATCACCCCGTACCGCAGGTATTTCTCGCCCCCTGA
- a CDS encoding CoA transferase subunit A codes for MAGLDKRVGSYAQALDGLTDGMTLLAGGFGLCGIPENLIAEVRRRQVKDLTVVSNNCGVDGFGLGILLETRQVRKVVASYVGENALFERQVLSGELEIELTPQGTLAEKVRAGGAGIPAFYTATGYGTPVAVGKDVRQFAGKHYILEEAITGDFALIKGWKADWYGNVIYRHTAQNFNPLMATAGRITVVEVEEIVPPGELPPSAIHTPGIYVDRLIVGQFEKRIEQRTLRAEGV; via the coding sequence ATGGCAGGACTGGATAAGCGCGTCGGCAGCTATGCGCAGGCGCTGGATGGGCTGACGGACGGAATGACCTTGCTGGCAGGCGGCTTCGGTCTGTGCGGCATTCCGGAGAACCTTATTGCAGAGGTCAGACGCCGTCAGGTGAAAGATCTGACCGTGGTGTCAAACAACTGCGGCGTGGACGGTTTCGGTCTCGGGATACTGCTCGAAACGCGGCAGGTGCGCAAAGTGGTGGCCTCTTACGTCGGCGAAAACGCGCTGTTCGAGCGGCAAGTGCTGAGCGGCGAGCTGGAGATTGAACTCACGCCGCAGGGCACGCTGGCGGAAAAGGTGCGCGCGGGCGGCGCGGGCATTCCGGCATTTTACACGGCCACCGGCTACGGCACGCCCGTGGCTGTCGGTAAAGACGTGCGCCAGTTTGCGGGGAAGCACTACATCCTTGAAGAGGCTATTACCGGTGATTTCGCGCTCATTAAGGGCTGGAAAGCAGACTGGTACGGCAACGTTATCTATCGCCATACCGCGCAAAACTTCAATCCGCTGATGGCAACGGCAGGCCGGATCACGGTGGTGGAGGTGGAAGAGATTGTTCCGCCGGGTGAGCTGCCCCCCTCGGCCATTCACACCCCGGGAATTTACGTCGACAGGCTGATTGTCGGCCAGTTTGAAAAACGCATTGAACAGCGCACGCTGCGCGCGGAAGGAGTGTGA
- a CDS encoding CoA transferase subunit B translates to MLTREQMAMRVARELRDGYYVNLGIGIPTLVANYIPDGMDVMLQSENGLLGMGAFPDEQSLDADMINAGKQTVTARTGAAIFDSAQSFAMIRGGHVDLTVLGAFEVDVEGNIASWMIPGKMVKGMGGAMDLVAGAQNIIVVMTHASKSGESKLLPRCTLPLTGAGCIRRVLTDLALLEIEDGAFILREYAPGISIDEIVRKTAGKIIVADDVREMRFN, encoded by the coding sequence ATGTTAACCCGTGAACAGATGGCCATGCGCGTCGCCCGCGAGCTGCGCGACGGTTACTACGTCAACCTGGGGATCGGCATCCCTACCCTGGTGGCGAACTACATTCCGGACGGGATGGATGTGATGCTCCAGTCGGAAAACGGGCTGCTGGGGATGGGCGCGTTTCCTGATGAGCAGAGCCTTGACGCCGACATGATCAACGCCGGTAAACAGACCGTGACCGCGCGGACCGGCGCGGCCATTTTCGACTCGGCCCAGTCGTTTGCCATGATCCGCGGCGGCCATGTCGACCTGACCGTGCTGGGCGCGTTTGAAGTGGACGTGGAGGGCAACATCGCCTCGTGGATGATCCCCGGAAAGATGGTGAAGGGCATGGGCGGCGCGATGGATCTTGTCGCCGGGGCACAGAACATCATCGTGGTGATGACCCACGCCTCAAAAAGCGGTGAGTCAAAGCTGCTGCCGCGCTGCACGCTGCCGCTCACGGGCGCGGGCTGCATCCGTCGGGTCCTGACCGATCTCGCGCTGCTGGAAATCGAGGACGGCGCGTTCATTCTGCGGGAATACGCCCCGGGCATCAGTATTGACGAGATCGTGCGTAAAACGGCAGGGAAAATCATTGTGGCGGATGACGTGCGCGAGATGCGCTTCAACTGA
- a CDS encoding LysR family transcriptional regulator — protein sequence MRMSVKQLRAFLAVAHTLNFAHASERLNLSQPALSLTIKSLEDALGGPLLQRSTRKVALTQEGETFLPMARQLLADWDNVEEAMHQCFTLQRGKISVAAMPSFAANVLPEVLKAFRDRHAGINVTVHDVINEQVIEMVREGRVEMGIAFEPAPTHNLLFTPLGLDRFVAIVPKDSSLAGKKRLAWEELLTLDFITLQRPSAVRLMMEEELARSGRKLDVALESHQLVTVGRMVASGLGGSAVPALCEAQMTALGAVCIPLDSPPIEKCIGAIHPGHTQLSKAAHALLETLKDFYQPAQGARNTCGTG from the coding sequence ATGAGAATGAGTGTCAAACAGTTACGCGCGTTTTTAGCGGTAGCTCACACTCTCAATTTCGCGCACGCCAGCGAACGCTTAAATCTCTCCCAGCCGGCACTGAGCCTGACGATTAAAAGTCTGGAAGACGCGCTCGGTGGCCCGCTGCTGCAGCGGAGCACGCGCAAGGTCGCGCTGACGCAGGAGGGAGAGACGTTTTTGCCGATGGCGCGCCAGCTGCTTGCCGACTGGGATAACGTCGAAGAGGCGATGCACCAGTGCTTTACCCTGCAGCGCGGTAAAATCTCGGTCGCCGCCATGCCGTCGTTTGCCGCGAATGTCCTGCCCGAGGTGCTGAAAGCGTTTCGCGATCGCCACGCCGGGATCAACGTCACCGTGCATGACGTCATCAACGAGCAGGTGATTGAGATGGTGCGTGAAGGGCGGGTTGAGATGGGGATCGCCTTCGAACCGGCCCCCACGCACAACCTGCTGTTTACGCCGCTGGGGCTCGACAGGTTTGTTGCCATTGTGCCGAAAGATTCCTCGCTGGCGGGCAAAAAGCGGCTGGCATGGGAAGAGCTGCTGACGCTGGATTTCATTACCCTGCAGCGCCCTTCGGCGGTACGTCTGATGATGGAGGAGGAGCTGGCGCGAAGCGGCAGAAAGCTGGACGTGGCGCTGGAGAGTCATCAGTTGGTGACAGTAGGGCGCATGGTCGCCAGCGGACTGGGCGGCAGCGCCGTACCGGCGCTCTGCGAGGCACAGATGACGGCACTGGGCGCGGTCTGTATCCCGCTGGATAGCCCGCCTATTGAAAAGTGCATCGGAGCAATCCATCCAGGGCACACGCAGCTCTCTAAAGCGGCGCATGCCCTGCTGGAAACGCTGAAGGATTTTTACCAGCCCGCTCAGGGGGCGAGAAATACCTGCGGTACGGGGTGA